AACAATTCTCTCAGAAATCCCACCGGGTGGCGCATATGAGGaggcacacgggagagaaacctttcagcTGCTCGCTTTGCGGCGACAGGTTCCCCTTGATGCGACACCCGAAgacgcacaccggagagaaaccttacGGTTGTCCGACTTGTGAGAAAAGGTTTTCGGACAAGATCAACCTGGAATGCCACGTGAGAAAGCACACGGGACAGAAACCCTTCGTTTGCTGTCTTTGTGACAAAACGTACTCCTACTAGAAAAGTCTGACCGCGCACATGCAGACACATGACGGACAATAAACCTCGCCTCCTCGAGGCCCGCCCGCATCACGACGCACGGTCCCTTCCGACAGGGACCGCCCGCCGGCTTCTTGGCCTTCAGCTCATCCCGACTCGTCGTGGTGTGGATGCTGAGTCTTGGGAACGCTTGGGAAAGAAACCACCCTGGACTCACAGAGCAAAGCGGGAAGTTGATGAGGAAAAAGGTTGGGAATTTCCCAGACTGAAGGTGTCAATTCACGCAAAGGAAGGCGGAATATTACAGCGATCAGGAATTGATGGGAGAAATGTCTGAGGAAAAACGTTGGAAATttacaacaactttttttcattcatgagaaaaaaaggttgaaatttAGGAGAACAAAAGTTGGACGTTTGCGAGAAATGTActtcccaaaaattacaacaaaagtTGGAAACAGAAAAGTCAGAAGTGTACAGGAAAAAGAGTCGCAAATTTAGGGGAAAAGAAAGCTGGAAAGTTAAATACACAAGACAAAATGCTGCTAACGTACTATGAAATATGAAGTTGCACTTTTTGGAGAATGAAGTCTTAAATTTACtagaaaaagtccaaaatgtCAGAGAAAGCTTTgcccaaggtcaaaggtcacataaagCCCCCCTCATAGAAGTGTCATGCAATGCCTTGTGTGATGGAGCATTGGAACAACCTGAGATTTAGAGAATCGGGTGGTACGTTTGGTAAAGGAAAGTGGTAATGGGGTGAGAATCGGGTGGTAGGCTTATAGTAGAGGAAAGGGGTAGGTTGATGTCCCGGCTGTGAAGAGGGGGCCCATGGGCGGGgtcaggaaggaggaagtgagaaaggctagctagctaaattTCAATGCTAAATGAAAGTGTTTTGCTGCCACCTTGTCAAAGTGGGAGTGTGTCTGTGGAGGGGGGCTTGTCAGTTCCTTGTGTGTGGGCAAACGCTGCGTAGCGCCGTGCTTCGATTGGGCAGGTGCTTGGTGTCAGGATGATGAATAAAGTCGGCGGACCACCAGTGTCAGCGTCACCTGGGAGCATGATTCCCAGCATGATGCCTTCCCTGCTCTGCTGGACTTCAGATGAAGACCGTTCTTTCCTCCACGGGGTCCTAGAGGTCTGGCCGGTTTCGTCTTGGACACGCCAACCCTGGTGGGAATCTTGGCCAACGTGTCTCATACGCTGACCATCATGTCCTACTTTATTCCATAAATCAGACAATTTAGCATCCTATTCTCCTCAATGGGCCACTTTTTCCTCAGAATTGATTATTCTCAAAATATCACAACTTCCTAAACCTTGtgatgatataatatatataatatttaatacaatattcatatttaacctTGTTGGTGGAACTCTACGGGTCGCGTGCTGGATTGAAATCCCAGAATCGTCCAAGATGGCTGCCAGTCTGCTGCTCATAAAGAACAAGAATAAGGAAGTGAAGACAGACGGGACCCAGACATGTCCGGGGAAGAAGTattgaacaggaagtaaacTGAAGTAGAGAACAGAAAGTAACCTAAAGtagagaacaggaagtaaactgAAGTAGAGAAAAGGAAGTAACCTGAAGaagagaacaggaagtaaaccgAAGTAGAGAACATGTAAGTAAACTGGCTTTCCTAGAAAGAGGAGCATTTATTACAGTGACACCAGCATTGAGATGACATAACGATGAAGCGTTGAGATGATGTGATGCACAGGAACCTTTTCTTCCATCAATGTCCGTTTCCATCTAGGATATTGTGAAGTTGACCGGTCAATGTGATTTGGGCAGCACATGAAGACAGAGGAAGACGTGATGACATTTATTCTTGCTCGTGTGTCAGCATGTGCGCCGTCAAACTTTTCTTATGAGAATAACTCTTGCCACAGGCTGAGCAACTgaagggtttttctcccgtgtgcgtggTCATGTGCGACGCCATGTTCACCTTCTGCGTGAATCTTTTACCGCACACAGAGCAACCAAAGGGTTTTTCCCCCGTATGCGTCTGCATATGTCGAGTCAAATTGCACTTGTAAGAAAAGCTTTCACCGCAGATGGAGCAACTGAACAGTTTCTCTTCCTCCTGCGTTGTCACCATCGAATTTTCCGAGAATTTTGTCCTGCACACGGAAGCGAGAACCGGTTTTCCTCCTGCGTGCGTCTGCATGTGTCGAGTCAAATTGCACTTGTAGGAGAATCTTTCtccacaaactgagcaactgaaaggtctttctcccgtgtgcgttctcatgtgtgataGAACGTTTGTCTTCTGAGAGCAGCTTTTGCCGCAAACTGAACATCGAAACGGTTTTTCCCCCGTGTGCGTCAGCATGTGTCGAGTCAAGTGACGCTTACTGGAGAAGCTTTTTGGACAAACGGAGCAGGTCAGACGTTTTTCAGCCATCTTCTTTGTAGCGGCGTGAGTCCTCCACTCGCCTTCGCCATCCGTATCGCTACTCGGGGCATCTTGACTGAGGTCCCTGTCTTTGCCTCCGGTAGAGCATGGCGTCGTGTGCTCGCTATCGGACAGCGGAGCCAAGAGCTCGTCTGCGTGTGGTTCGTCGTCTTCAGTCTTTACGGAGACGACGGTCAGatccgcctcctccggcgccagaagacactcctcctcctcctcttcctctttcacgTGGGCGGCCCGCTGGGCAGCTGCAGGACAAAAAGGTTGAATATGATATCGCCCATTCACGCCAGTTTGCTACCTTTGGTATCTATTCCACCGCCAGTATCGCAGATGTCagcattttgaaaataaaacatttaaaaaaataaaatcatgttgAATCATCACCAATTTCACGTCCGCTTCGCTCGATTCCCAAACATGACACCTTTGCATTTTGCTGAGTATTAACACGACACTACCgtgttagcataatagcattttaaaacattttttaaaaggtatTAGCATACACACACTTAGCACTACCATGTTAGCAGGCTAATGTTAGcgtagtagcattttagcaagtagtagtagtagcaagtATATACATTATGTATTACATACATACGTTTTCATATGTATTAACATGCACAGACACTTAACACTATCATCCTGGCATTCCAATAGGAGTATGGTAGCGTGCCAAAATTTGCATATtgccattttaatttttttatgaatatcaACATACGCAGACACTTCCTGCCATCATGttccatgctaacattagcatagtagcattttttgccacGTTAATGGGTACTAACATGCGCAGACACTTCATGCTATCAAACTCGGTGATCCATCTTTATAAGTAGAACTCATAGAAACACATAGTGTGGTCGCAATGCAGACGCTACAGAACCAATGCTAGCTGTCCTTCCGATAGTTTCTGGGTCAGACACGACAACTGTATCATTACTGGATAATTTGGTAGCCTCGCTGGGTCAAATAGTCAGTTCGCTAATTCTGCACGGCCAAGAAGATGGCCGAAAAGGAAGACGATGAGGAGTGAGGTGCAAAACCATGGAGCACCAGAAGTCGCATTAATGCTAAGAAGTATttcattattgtaaaattaacattatttaaaaGAATACATTCAGAGGCGGGTTATATTCCAAAACTGTTAAAAACGCACACATTAATGTCAAAACATAATATGGCTCTCGCTGAAGTTTTGCTGGTTTCTtccggctttttcctgattccGGAAGTAGATTTCAAATAAACACTTCATTTCTATCTTGCAGTACAACAATGTAAGACAAACTAtcaagtaaataataaaattactaGCTTTTAATTATTACGTAGCAAAGCAGCCTTTCGTCACAATTGTTTACGTTCGTGTCCGTGCAGCCATCTTGAATGTGAACACTGACGTTGGCGCCCTCTTGTGGGGTAAATAAACACTGCGTGTACAAAAGGACTAGTACCGTACCACCACATGATGGAACTCGGAAACATTGCAAttagtgaaaataaaatatagcaGTGAAGTGGAAAATACCGATATAGATCAATACCGACGGTACACGTCAACCCACACCCCTCGATGTTCTTgctgcagagaaaaaaaatgccgtGATGTCATGCAGTCACGTGGTTACAACGTAGCTAGCTATTAGCTAAAGCCAGTGTGTTGAACATTTTAAGGTGACGGTTAGCGAACATGTAAACATACCACCAACGTGTAGCATCGTTCCAGTCTTGCTaacagcttccagttgttgtcGATACCGCTCCTTCTCCTCTCTCGTCcgacaaagttcctcctcgtaggaCGCTATGGTTCTTTCAAAAAGCGCCAATATTTCATCGGCCGCCGCCATCAGTCGCTCCTTCACCAACTGTTTCAACATTCTGGTGAGTTTTAACTCGATTTCACTCCGTCCAGCAGACGCTTTGCCTCCGGTGTCGCCTTGCTTTttttcttcgtcttcttcttcgttATATTTTAAGGGTCGACGCAAAATACGCTTGTGCAACAGCGCCACCCTCGTACATCACGTTCGGAATTCTGAGgctaaaaaatgaaataaaacctgtCATaacgtttgtctatatgtgccctgtgattggctggcgaccagtccagggtgtaccccgcctctcgcccgaagaccgctgggataggctccagcacccccgcgcctgaggaaaagcggtagaaaatgaatgaatgaatgaacctgtcATAACAGTTTAAACCTGAAAACGTGAAGTCGCAATGAATAAAAGGAGAATGACCTCGAGGAGATTCATCTCCAAGTAAAAGCTTAAAAGCTAAAACACCGTGAAGCCGAGAAGAACGGGAGTTCAGGAGCAAACTTCTAAACTAAGCGTGTTCCTTATGTGTTTGTTATCACGTTTACTGTCAAGAATGCTCCTTCCACCAATCATGAAACCTGGAGAAACTCCTTCCACCAGCCCACCTCGGAGAGATGATTTAAACAGCAGCAAAAGCTGGGCTGGGATTCCCTTAATCACTCGTTCATAATCAACAGGATCCATGTCGATATTATGTTTTTGAACAAACATGTTATAGTTGTATGATGTTCCATTTCTGTCAAAgaaatcagagaaaaaaatgatgttcCTTTCCAGGCATTGTTTGTGGAACATGGACTTGTTTCTGTGCAAAATGTATTGGTTATTCCACATAATCCATTTGTGAGGAGAGAAGTTGTGTTTGAAGGCCAACTTCCATGAATCCAGGGCTTGCTTGTGAAAAAGGGATAACTTAACAGGTAACTTAGAACAGTTAAAGTTACAAGTCAGCAGGAACTTGAGGCCACcacatttttcaaacaaaagGTTGGGAAAAACAAACCAAGGACTTTTGTCACacatcagacatttttttgacCCATTTGATTTTGAACATATGGTTGAGAGTTTCAAAGTCAATGGCATTAAATCCTCCTTCAGAATAATTTATAATCATTGTTTTCCTCTTAATATGCTCTGTTTTATTTCTCCATAAGAATTGAAATAATGTAGTCTTGATGGCGGAGGATGTTTTTCTGTCAACATATAGTGATAGGGCAGGATAAACCATTCTAGAAATCCATCAGCCTTGGAGAGCATTATCCTTCCTTGTAAGGTGAGGTCCCTCTGAAGCCAACAGTTAAATATAGATTTGGCCTTTTACACTTTTGGAGAGAAGCTCTCAGTTAGCCGCTCACTTGGATTGCAACCCCAAGATGCCGAAGAGAGTTTTTAACAGTAATTCTGCTTGTCTGTCtcatgaatgaacaaaatttCACATTTCTTTCTATTGATGACTAAACCAGAAACCTTGGGAAAAGCCTCCAAACCCTCCAAGGCTGATGGGATCTGCTGATCATTTCTTAGAAATATACACGTATCATCTACTAGTGGACTAATTAATAATGAGTGCTCTCCAATACTGATCCCTTGCACATGAATACAGTTCACAATGTGTAGGTTCAACATCTCAGctgcaattaaaaacaaataaggagAAATTGGACAACCTTGTCTTTTACCTCGATTAAGTACAAATCTTCGGGAGGAACCTTCAGATAAAGCGACGCTACTATCAATACCTTTATATATAGTCTGgaccatttttttaaagccagCTCCAAAGCCCAGGTGGCCCAGAGCTGTATATATGAACTCATGTCCCACAGAGTCAAATGCCttgtaaaaatctaaaaacaaatGAGTGCTCCATCATCAACAAGATGTGAATAATCTATCATATCCAGCACTAGACGGACATTGTCAGGTATGTGACGGCCTTTCATGAAACCTGACTGTGTAACTGAGATGATCTCTTCCAAACAAGGTTGTGGTCTTTTAGCATATAGGGACGTCAAAATGTTGTAGTCTGAATTCAGCAAAGTAATGGGTCTCCAATTTTCAATATAGAGAATATCCTTATTGGGTTTCAACAAAAGAGTGATGATGCCCTGCTTCATTGTTTCTGGTAATTGGCCTCTAGTTAGAGCTTcactgaaaacacacaaaagcaaatCTTTGATCtcattccaaaatgttttgtAGAATTCAAAAGGTAAACCATCAGGGCCAGGACTTTTATTAAGGGGTACTTTGTTTACAATGTTATCCATTTCATTTATTGTTATGGGGCTGTCACATTTGGCAGAGTTATAAGAAGATATTTTTGGTATGAAGGGATGAATTgtttgaaaaaattatttacattcCTCACTATCAAAAGATGAGGAGTACAGCTTTTGATAAAAGTTTGACGCATATGTTTTAATTGCTTTGTTATCAGAAATAAGAACATTATTTATGTAAAGTTTATCAATTCTTTTAGTAGACCCACATTTCTTCTCCaagctataaaaataaatagaatttttCTCCCCGTGTTCCAACCATTTGGCTCACCGCGCCGCGGGATCTTCCTCTCACTCCCATCACGCTGTCTTCCTCCATGGACTCAGCGTCTCAGTTTGACCTTCAATACTGAAAGGTCATCAACATGAACCCTAACCAAATGCGTCAGGTGACGCCTTCAAAAAGCATCACCAAGCGTCTCCTTCATTCCTCGGTGCTGGGATATCGATGACCTCCGCCGTCTCCAGATGAGGATCTTCAGCGCTCCTCCTCAGTCGCATCTCTCATCACGAGACAAACTCTTGTCGTCCAACAGCAGGATCGCTTCGGCCCTCCTCGTCGTCCGGCTCGTGGCTGCGAGGATGGTCCTCTTCACACAGGAAAAACCTTCTTGTTGCTCAGTTTGTGCTTGTGATGAGAATGTGAATTTGCTGATGTGGTTTTGGTGGAGCACCACGCAGATGTTCCATGTGACCGTTAGCTGATTCCCCAGCAGGTCTTGAGACTGAAATGCTTTCTTTTCAGTAAATTTATGTCAGGAACTCTAGTTTCTCAAAAGATCTAAACAAGTCGTCTGGTTGTCTCCGGCTCGCTGGACAAATGGCAGACTAGAGGGGGCACCGTGTTGGGGGATTCACGATAAATCCCAACATCGGTGGGGGTGGGAATGTCCAGACAGACCCCGACAAGATGCTCAGGCCCACTGTGGTCCGCCTCATGTCGCTGTCACCATCTGCATCGcttcctgtgtgacagttttgtgTTTCACGTTgtctgccttagttcctgcttcca
This DNA window, taken from Doryrhamphus excisus isolate RoL2022-K1 chromosome 4, RoL_Dexc_1.0, whole genome shotgun sequence, encodes the following:
- the LOC131127616 gene encoding gastrula zinc finger protein XlCGF8.2DB-like, with the translated sequence MLKQLVKERLMAAADEILALFERTIASYEEELCRTREEKERYRQQLEAVSKTGTMLHVGAAQRAAHVKEEEEEEECLLAPEEADLTVVSVKTEDDEPHADELLAPLSDSEHTTPCSTGGKDRDLSQDAPSSDTDGEGEWRTHAATKKMAEKRLTCSVCPKSFSSKRHLTRHMLTHTGEKPFRCSVCGKSCSQKTNVLSHMRTHTGERPFSCSVCGERFSYKCNLTRHMQTHAGGKPVLASVCRTKFSENSMVTTQEEEKLFSCSICGESFSYKCNLTRHMQTHTGEKPFGCSVCGKRFTQKVNMASHMTTHTGEKPFSCSACGKSYSHKKSLTAHMLTHEQE